The genomic segment CTGACGACGAGACGACGTTCGGTGAGGAGATGATCAACCTCGATATCGGGGTACACGTCGACGGCTGGCTCGCTGACACTGCCATCACCGTGGACCTCTCGGGTCACGACGACCTCGCGGAAGCGCCCGAGGCCGCACTCGACGCCGCACTCGATCTCGTCGAACCGGGTGTCGAGACCGGCGAGATCGGCGCACGCATCGAGGAGGTCATCGACGACTACGGCTACAACCCCGTCGTCAATCTCACCGGCCATGGGCTCGGCCGCTGGGAACAGCACATCCCGCCGAACATCCCGAATCGGGCAGTGAGCCAGAGCGTCGAGCTCGAAGCGGGCGACGTGGTCGCTGTCGAGCCGTTCGCCACCGACGGCGGCGGGAAGGTCTCGGAAGGTGGTGACGAGCAGATCTACGCACTCGACCGCGAGCAGTCGGTCAGAAACCGGGACGCGCGCAAGGCGCTCGAACAGATCACCGAGGAGTTCCGCACGCTCCCCTTCGCCACCCGGTGGCTCGACGTCGATCGTCCCGAGATGGCCCTTCGCCGGCTCGAACGCCAGAACGTGGTTCACGGTTATCCGGTGCTGAAAGAGGACGACGGTGCGCTCGTGAGCCAGAAAGAACACACCATCATCGTGACCGAAGACGGCTGTGAAGTGACGACCGAGCGCTGAGACGTCGGTTGCGGGGCTGTTGCGGTGCGGGCCTGGAGGATGAAGGGCGAGAGAACGAACGGAGTGAGTGACCGAGGGCTTCGGCGGTTGCGGTATGGTTCCTGGTGGATCGAGGGCGAGCGACCGCAGGGAGCGAGGGCTCGGGCGGTGCTGTGCGGTCGCGGAGAGCGCCAGTAGTTGTACCGCGAGCGAACGAAGTGAGCGAGCGGGTGTTTTTAGTCCAGGTTTTTACGAGGAGAGGTGCGCGAGCGAAGCGAGCACACCCGACGAAGTAAAAAAGTGGTCTACCACGGCTCGCTTTTCAGTCCCACTTGATAGGCGACCACGTTAGTGCCGACGTGGAGCAGCGGGGTGACGACGAGAACGACCGCGAGAACGGGCAGCGTGAACGTTGCGGTGAGCCACTCGAACGCGCCGAGAGCGGTCAGGAGGAGTGCGCCGAGGACGAAATCGAACTGGTCGACGCCAGGGAAGGCCGCGCCGCGCTCCCGGCCGGTGCGACGCTTGAGGAAGGAAGCGGCTGCGTCGCCGACCATCGCGCCAATCGGTAGTGTGACCATCACGATAGGTGGGAACTCCGGGAGCGGGAGGCCAGTCGCCGCCGAGACCGGGGGTTCGATGGCGTTCAGCACGAGCGCGAGCGCGATCCCCGCGAGCGCGCCCGCGGCGGTCCCGCGCCACGTTTTGCCGTCGCCGAGCACGCGCGCGCCGCGCCACGTTCGCCCGGCGTCGATGGGGCGACCGCCGCCGACGAGGACGGCGGCGTTGTTCGGAACGT from the Halococcus saccharolyticus DSM 5350 genome contains:
- a CDS encoding CDP-2,3-bis-(O-geranylgeranyl)-sn-glycerol synthase, which translates into the protein MDPVAVVAVAFWAMLPAYVPNNAAVLVGGGRPIDAGRTWRGARVLGDGKTWRGTAAGALAGIALALVLNAIEPPVSAATGLPLPEFPPIVMVTLPIGAMVGDAAASFLKRRTGRERGAAFPGVDQFDFVLGALLLTALGAFEWLTATFTLPVLAVVLVVTPLLHVGTNVVAYQVGLKSEPW
- the map gene encoding type II methionyl aminopeptidase, whose amino-acid sequence is MSDVDLSSEQYEKHREAGEILAQVREEAAERVEVGVSHLDVAEWAEERTRELGGEPAFPVNISIDEEAAHATPSADDETTFGEEMINLDIGVHVDGWLADTAITVDLSGHDDLAEAPEAALDAALDLVEPGVETGEIGARIEEVIDDYGYNPVVNLTGHGLGRWEQHIPPNIPNRAVSQSVELEAGDVVAVEPFATDGGGKVSEGGDEQIYALDREQSVRNRDARKALEQITEEFRTLPFATRWLDVDRPEMALRRLERQNVVHGYPVLKEDDGALVSQKEHTIIVTEDGCEVTTER